The Sus scrofa isolate TJ Tabasco breed Duroc chromosome 4, Sscrofa11.1, whole genome shotgun sequence genomic sequence ggagccctgccctcctccaaaGTGCCCAGAGCCCTGCCCACCTCCAAAGTGTCCTGAGCCGTGCCCACCTCAGCAGTGCCAGCAGAAATGCCCTCCCGTGCCACCTCCCCAACCCTGCCAGCAGAAGTGCCCACCCAAGAGCAAATAAGAGCGTCTCCATTCGTCCGGACCAGGAAAGGATAAGCACAATGGGC encodes the following:
- the LOC110255231 gene encoding small proline-rich protein 2E; this encodes MSYQQQQCKQPCQPPPVCPPPKCPEPCPPPKCPEPCPPPKCPEPCPPQQCQQKCPPVPPPQPCQQKCPPKSK